One genomic segment of Micromonospora sp. WMMC415 includes these proteins:
- a CDS encoding ferrochelatase — protein MVYDAVVLVSFGGPERPEDVMPFLQNVTRGRGVPPERLTEVAEHYLHFGGVSPINQQCRELLAAIREDFAANGVDLPVYWGNRNWDPMLADTVARMRDDGVKRALAFVTSAFGGYSSCRQYQEDIAAARAAVGPDAPVVEKLRQFWDHPGFVEPHADAVTAALAQLDPAKRESTRIVFTAHSIPVSAAATAGPHGGRYEAQLAETARLVHAAAAPDLPYDLVWQSRSGPPQVPWLEPDVNDHLGALAEQGVTSVVVSPIGFVSDHLEVVWDLDTEALETAKQLGLDFVRARTPGTDPRFVAMVRELVRERTDPAGATLRRRLGELPMWDTCPTACCVPARRPS, from the coding sequence ATGGTGTACGACGCGGTGGTGCTGGTTTCCTTCGGCGGGCCGGAGCGGCCCGAGGACGTGATGCCGTTCCTGCAGAACGTGACCCGGGGGCGGGGCGTGCCGCCGGAGCGGCTGACCGAGGTCGCCGAGCACTACCTGCACTTCGGCGGGGTCTCGCCGATCAACCAGCAGTGCCGTGAGCTGCTCGCCGCGATCCGGGAGGACTTCGCCGCCAACGGCGTCGACCTGCCGGTCTACTGGGGGAACCGGAACTGGGACCCGATGCTCGCCGACACGGTGGCCCGGATGCGCGACGACGGGGTGAAGCGGGCGCTGGCGTTCGTGACCAGCGCGTTCGGCGGCTACTCGTCCTGCCGGCAGTACCAGGAGGACATCGCCGCCGCCCGCGCCGCCGTCGGCCCGGACGCGCCGGTGGTCGAGAAGCTCCGGCAGTTCTGGGACCATCCCGGCTTCGTCGAGCCGCACGCCGACGCGGTGACGGCGGCGCTGGCCCAGCTCGACCCGGCGAAGCGGGAGAGCACCCGGATCGTGTTCACCGCCCACTCGATCCCCGTCTCGGCGGCGGCCACCGCGGGCCCGCACGGCGGCCGGTACGAGGCGCAGCTCGCCGAGACCGCCCGGCTGGTGCACGCGGCCGCCGCCCCGGACCTGCCGTACGACCTGGTGTGGCAGAGCCGGTCCGGCCCGCCGCAGGTGCCGTGGCTGGAGCCGGACGTCAACGACCACCTGGGCGCGCTGGCCGAGCAGGGGGTGACCAGCGTGGTGGTCAGCCCGATCGGGTTCGTCTCCGATCACCTCGAGGTGGTGTGGGACCTCGACACCGAGGCCCTGGAGACGGCGAAGCAGCTCGGTCTCGACTTCGTCCGTGCCCGCACGCCCGGCACCGACCCGCGGTTCGTCGCGATGGTGCGCGAACTGGTCCGCGAACGCACCGACCCGGCCGGCGCGACGCTGCGCCGCCGACTGGGCGAGCTGCCCATGTGGGACACCTGCCCGACCGCCTGCTGCGTCCCCGCCCGGCGCCCCTCCTGA
- a CDS encoding HAD-IIA family hydrolase has product MGHLPDRLLRPRPAPLLTAPAARHPLGITMLDRKPVESWLTDMDGVLVHEGQPVPGAPEFIAKLRASGKPFLVLTNNSIYTPRDLQARLARMGLDVPESAIWSSALATAQFLADQRPGGTAYVIGEAGLTTALHAVGYVLSDFAPDYVVLGETRTYSFEAITKAVRLINDGARFICTNPDATGPSVEGALPAAGSVAAMISKATGVEPYFVGKPNPMMMRSALNTINAHSESTAMIGDRMDTDILCGLEAGLETILVLTGISSRAEAERYPYRPSRIVDSVADLIDEV; this is encoded by the coding sequence GTGGGACACCTGCCCGACCGCCTGCTGCGTCCCCGCCCGGCGCCCCTCCTGACCGCCCCGGCGGCCCGACACCCCCTGGGAATCACGATGCTTGACCGCAAGCCCGTCGAGAGCTGGCTCACCGACATGGACGGCGTGCTGGTCCACGAGGGCCAGCCGGTTCCCGGCGCACCGGAGTTCATCGCCAAGCTGCGCGCCTCCGGCAAGCCGTTCCTGGTGCTGACCAACAACTCGATCTACACGCCGCGGGACCTCCAGGCGCGGCTGGCCCGGATGGGGCTGGACGTCCCGGAGTCGGCGATCTGGTCGTCCGCGCTCGCCACCGCGCAGTTCCTGGCGGACCAGCGGCCGGGCGGCACCGCGTACGTCATCGGCGAGGCCGGGCTGACCACGGCCCTGCACGCGGTCGGCTACGTGCTCAGCGATTTCGCGCCCGACTACGTGGTGCTGGGGGAGACCCGCACCTACAGCTTCGAGGCGATCACCAAGGCGGTCCGGCTGATCAACGACGGGGCCCGGTTCATCTGCACCAACCCCGACGCGACCGGCCCCTCGGTGGAGGGGGCGCTGCCCGCCGCCGGGTCGGTCGCCGCGATGATCTCGAAGGCGACCGGTGTGGAGCCGTACTTCGTCGGCAAGCCCAACCCGATGATGATGCGTTCGGCGTTGAACACCATCAACGCCCACTCCGAGTCCACCGCGATGATCGGCGACCGGATGGACACCGACATCCTCTGCGGCCTGGAGGCCGGGCTGGAGACGATCCTGGTGCTCACCGGCATCAGCAGCCGCGCCGAGGCCGAGCGGTACCCGTACCGGCCGTCGCGGATCGTCGACTCCGTCGCCGACCTGATCGACGAGGTCTGA
- a CDS encoding alpha/beta fold hydrolase, which produces MPTVTSRDGTRIAYESTGSGPPLVLIDAAGHFRANSSLRELADQLAPEFTVLRYDRRGRGDSADTPPYAPAREVEDLAALVTAVGAPASLYGYSSGCLLALHAAAAGLDVHRLVLLEPPLDPAEDSAEQRAFTAALRESSGEDTVAFFLTGIGVPEEVVAGMRGSPHWRAMASVAHTFAYDSQLSEATTAALLSRVTVPTLVLDSAGSSGDLTGMAATAAAMLPNAVHRSLPGEWHQVPAETLAPAVADFLR; this is translated from the coding sequence ATGCCCACGGTCACCTCGCGGGACGGCACCCGCATCGCGTACGAGAGCACCGGGTCGGGGCCGCCGCTGGTCCTCATCGACGCCGCCGGCCACTTCCGGGCCAACAGCTCCCTCCGCGAACTCGCCGACCAGCTCGCCCCGGAATTCACCGTCCTCCGCTACGACCGCCGCGGGCGCGGCGACAGCGCCGACACCCCGCCGTACGCGCCGGCACGGGAGGTCGAGGACCTCGCCGCGCTGGTCACGGCGGTCGGCGCACCCGCGTCGCTGTACGGATACTCGTCCGGCTGTCTCCTCGCGCTGCACGCCGCGGCGGCCGGCCTCGACGTTCACCGGCTGGTCCTGCTGGAGCCGCCGCTCGACCCGGCCGAGGACTCCGCCGAGCAGCGGGCGTTCACGGCGGCGCTGCGAGAGTCGTCCGGCGAGGACACCGTCGCCTTCTTCCTGACCGGCATCGGGGTGCCGGAGGAGGTGGTGGCCGGCATGCGCGGCTCGCCGCACTGGCGGGCCATGGCGTCGGTCGCGCACACCTTCGCGTACGACAGCCAGCTCAGCGAGGCGACGACGGCCGCGCTGCTCAGCCGCGTGACGGTGCCGACGCTGGTGCTGGACAGCGCGGGCAGCAGCGGCGATCTGACCGGCATGGCCGCCACCGCGGCGGCGATGCTGCCGAACGCCGTCCACCGCAGCCTCCCCGGCGAATGGCACCAGGTACCGGCGGAAACGCTTGCGCCGGCGGTCGCCGACTTCCTGCGGTAG
- a CDS encoding TetR/AcrR family transcriptional regulator, producing MRKDLKRRTILDAALAEFLKHGYVGAGMDRVAARAGASKVTVYAHFADKHALFEAVFTRAVADAEQAGSAFVDALAESDDLPRDLGAFAREHIVGVTRPHLIQLRRMLIAEAGRFPDLARAWHRAAPERAHATLAGVITRLTERGLLRAPDPLLAAQHLNYLILSIPLNEAMFGVRDTFPEADLHRWADEAVRVFLAAYGT from the coding sequence GTGCGGAAAGACCTGAAACGGCGGACGATCCTCGACGCCGCCCTCGCCGAGTTCCTGAAACACGGCTACGTCGGCGCCGGGATGGACCGTGTCGCCGCCCGGGCCGGCGCGTCCAAGGTGACGGTGTACGCGCACTTCGCCGACAAGCACGCCCTGTTCGAAGCGGTGTTCACCCGGGCGGTCGCCGACGCCGAACAGGCCGGCTCGGCGTTCGTCGACGCGCTCGCCGAGTCCGACGACCTGCCGCGTGACCTGGGGGCGTTCGCCCGTGAGCACATCGTCGGCGTGACCCGGCCGCACCTGATCCAGCTGCGGCGGATGCTCATCGCCGAGGCGGGCCGCTTCCCCGACCTGGCCCGCGCCTGGCACCGCGCCGCGCCCGAGCGCGCCCACGCCACCCTCGCCGGTGTCATCACGCGGCTCACCGAGCGGGGGCTGCTGCGCGCGCCCGACCCGCTGCTCGCCGCGCAGCACCTCAACTACCTGATCCTGTCGATCCCGCTGAACGAGGCGATGTTCGGCGTCCGCGACACGTTCCCCGAGGCGGACCTGCACCGCTGGGCCGACGAGGCGGTGCGGGTCTTCCTGGCGGCGTACGGGACGTAA